Below is a genomic region from Ziziphus jujuba cultivar Dongzao chromosome 7, ASM3175591v1.
aaagaaaaaaaccactAAGATTGTTAGAGCCGCTTCTCATTCATTACAATCTTTCCAAAGGTTGAGGATCTCTCCAGTATTCTAATGGTTGTagacaaattttgaaaatatgcaaCTTTTATTCCCAGCTCAAAGTACATCACAATTGAAAAGACAATTCACTTATTCTTCAAATTCATGGTAAAGTATTTGAGAGTGCCCCAATATATTATTACTAGTAAGGATGCCAAATTCATAAGGTCTTTCTGGTtagaatttttcaaactttttagCTCCAAACTCAACATTTTCTACAATTATCATCCACAAACAGATGGGTAGATAGAAAGATTTAATGATATGTTAGAGGAATATTTGCAATACTTTATTAATGCTAACAAGAAAAATTGGACACAACCTCTCAATGTAGCTCAATTCTACTTTAATGCACAAAAAGGCTTTTCCACATGTAAATGTCCATATGAAATAGTTAACGCTTAGAAAGCCTCCATTATTCCACAATAAGAGCATCCCCAAAAAACTCTTTAAATGTGTCATAATCTTTATTTTAATGagataacatttaaaaaatagctCCGATGGActctttattttgactttttgatataAAGAGTTGGTTTGGCTCTCCAAATATGGAAAGCCAAAACCActctttatttcaatattatataaatttaatcgaATGTAACACATAATCCTATGccactattataatatttaagagGTAGATAACTTATATAAAAAAGAGAAGTTATAAGTAAATCAAAAAATGTTtgtagaaaaatttaaaataaagagcatAAATAGAGAGTTTTGTTGAAgagcattttcaaattttactaATTATCTTAAACGATGTTCTTTATTATAAAGAATatactcttttattttaaatagtctTTTGGGGATGCTCTAAGTTAATTAGAGCCAACGTTAAAATTAAGCTACTAAAGATGATGAAGGAAGTAGAGGAATCCTAATTGATAGAGCTAGATACATTCATCGACATCTAATACAATAGTACATTGTCAAATGGAAGGGACTAAAAGGCGAAGAGATCAGTTGGGAGAAAGAAGATAACTTGATATCTTACAAGCAGATGATCGAAGAATTCAAAGTAGTTGTGTCATTAAAAACATCGACAGATTTAATGGGGAAGGATGTGAATTCTTATGTACTGCAATCATTGTTGTACCTTGTATTTTATCTGTAATCACTAAGCTTAGTTCATCCAATGTCATTATTTAAGCCCATAGTCActtatttggattttatattttgtgttgTAGAAATAGTACTCTCATGATTTCTTGTGCATTTTGATGTTTCTTCCCACCAAAATCATAATAGCTAAATAAGTTCTTTAAAGAATGATAGCTAGTCGACAAGGTGTTAAGTTAGATCATCAGCATAGGTGTGAGCTCTTGATGAGTGCTTGTAGCCCCTTTGCTCTCTTTCCACTgagatataataaaatgaatgtATTTCATTCAGTGCTTTTGTCGTTTGTGTGCTTGTCCTTTTTTagtatcaattattattatttattttgttacttGCTTGATACTTGCATTATACTAATATCGTGGATTATTTGCATGCGAAAAACATTAACAATTAGCTTACTACCCACAGAGGGCAAATAAGTACTGCACAATCCACATTTGTATATTTCAAAAGCGGGATCGTGACACTTGGTATATGGAACAAAAAGCGAAAGtataaaatggaattttatataatttagggtgcaaaatgcaaaaatttccaaataaaaacttaattaaatataaaatataaaataaaattttgaaagattatttttataaaatatattattttatttagtacatatattttttatatttatatttatcatttttaaaaaaaatatatttttaagattttctaatatgtatcatttacttaaaatttcacttttccccaaaaaaatacatttttaaattttttttagttttttaaatacatttttatgtatttatttattatttttttacaaagttctataaaaaaataaaagtattatttaatttttatattttaattattttttatttaaaaatttttacattttgcaTCCTAAACTATACAAAATTGCACTTTCTATCCTTATTTTTTTACTTCATATGTCACGCATGTAAcaagttataaaaaattaacagatAAAATGACGAGGGTGTAGGATGCAAAAGAAAGTGAAGTTTAAGGTGTacaatgctttaaaaaaaatatttaagatgcAAAGtgccaaattatatataatttaagataCATGAATGACAATATttcaacaattaattaatatagaaaataattaatcatatccattaatttcaaaaaaccaCAATCTACTTTTCgtgattttatatttatgcaattaaattaacataatttttatttttgtcaaagtgtaaattgatgtttttatattaaatgaattacatatatatattttttataacgaAGACAAGGAGCAAATGaaacaaagttttatttttaataaacataTGAAATATAGTTGAAATGAGAGTTAATTTTATCTCCTCCTGAAGTTTGACTTAAAAATATAActtagttttttaaatttcaaaaatatcatcaatttctttttagGTTTCAAAAAGTAATcatttttcttctattatttctttcgtattttttaaaataatattatttatatcccTTTAGGGGTGTTaatagtaatttttaaaatttaaggaattaaatgataattaattcaAACCTCAGTAGATCCTAGGTCTTGCAATGTGTCGTGTTGAATCATATTCATGTCATGTTGTGTCGTATTCGTGTAGAATTAAGTTAATCCTAACATGATCTATTAAGTTTTTGtgtgaaaatagataaatccgaaccatttgataaataattgtaTAACCTATCACCCAATCCGTTAACCCATTAAcgataaatacaaatttgaaaatttaaatttcacttagttttgaaataattaaataataattttttaaaaaaattacaaaaattcttatttatgtttaaattttttaaaaattaaaataaaaaagaacaaattattacatatttaacaataaattaggtaattttaatattataaaccttatataattaccaaaaaattcctttttaataGATCTAATGGGTTCATCGTGTTTTATCTGTTAAAATTTGTTAACTTATTGGATTTTATTGGGTGACAATGATACAAATGCAATACGATATCGTCAATTTAAACTCATAAATTATCGTGTAAGCTCGTATTGTATTATTGGATCGTATGAAATTTTACCAAATCTAATAAATCCACATTGATTTGGTAGTTTCCAACATGACACGTTCacttatttttttagggtttagttGGTGTGTAATGGGTAGAGTTGATAATAGGTTAACTTGTTAATGATTTGCTGATTTAATGAGTTGACCCGTGCATTACCTATtaagaaattagttttttttttttttaaagaaaatcctACTTTTTAGCtttatagaaaattatatattttatgttatgaaTGTTCTGCTGTGGTGCTAAATCCTCtcgcatgcatatatatatatatatatatatatattttccatgtaTTATGTGCGtgtgtgttttgttttattttgtttttttattttgttttgttttgttttatttatttatttattattattattattcaacttTCAGtttgtaaaatgataaaaatatgcgtacatgtttttttcttgttattatttatttaattttgtattatctgttaaataaaataatccactATATATGGTgtgtatagattttttttttcttttttttttttttgggaaggtTTCCAGATATACTAAAATTGAACATTCTAAATGTTGCGACTATGTTTTTGACGACATGCCAGTGGTAAAGTGCCCCTTTTtggaaaagataaataaataaatagtgtttaatttttttattttttattttttattttttttttgttaagatagtgtttaatggttttatttttacataGAACCCTCACGCCCGGCTCATTGCTCGTCTTTCGACGGATTTACAAATGAAAgacaaattattttttccattaaaagcACAAATGGCATGAAATTCTGGCTAATTTTAATTTacactaaaaattaaatttatatcaaCTTCAAAGTGGATTGAAATTGAGCATGTCAATCACAATAATCCACTATAATCAAGATATTACAACCTTCTGTTTatcaattcattaattaatcgTCCAAACgattaaaggtttttttttttttttttttgaaatacaaaagtttaaagttagtaattaataacattaatcttattaattcttttttctcttttctttttgataaacaTTAATCTTATTACTTCAAatctaccaaataaaaaaaatacatcatCAATAGATTTTTGAATTTACATATAACCGTACATTGTTTAGTAACTtgattttttttgagaaaaaaatattctacaattaaattttgtaaaagaaTCTCTCTAAGCATTTCtccaagttataattttattacccaaaaatgTAACTTTCTTTGAAGCTACTTAAGCCTATGtttaattgacaaaaaaaaaaaaaaaaaggcttcttaaaattgtttttaaaaaaaatccaaaattttaagttgatcttaaaagaaaaaaaaaaaagaaaaaaaaaacttttttttttttttagttcatgtGGGAAACCTtatcataacttttttttctttttttagttgtAGTTAAACACCTTCTAAAACTAAAAGTTTTACCTTTACTAGTTATACCAAAACCACCgatagttttttaataaaaatttttattgaaaaagattTATCATGAAAAGctctatatattttatcatctatgccaaacaaattctaaaaataCTTGGTTCATGTTtagaaagaaattaatatatatatatattttttaaaacaacaataataataatagtaataaaatgtACAAAATAAGCACTCTAAGTGcttttaaaataagtaaaaagttAGAACTTCTCCAAAAGtccaaataaatattacaagataaaaaaaaatgagttattaaaatattaaaatatcataaatatttctaaaattaattttattatatagaacCAAAACATTTCTTCTTTTATGAAACACTTTTTAGATAAAAGTAATATGAAATAaatgctattaaaaaaatactcccaaacatacatattattaacacaaaaaactttaaaaattaaaataactgCAAAATTATTGTTCCCAATTGTATTGTCAAAATTTATGTAGctgattatttatatatttttcaaggtGGTTAACGAACCTTAAGATTGTCAACTTTAATACAAATGCGtatcttcaatattttttttttatacaattagtcaattattttttttaaagaaatacaaaaataatccTCTGATATAAAATTTGTGGTAGTTTATTAGTTTCAATaagattatgaaaaaaataataatattaggtTCTTCAATAATAAATGTGAATTATTGTTTATGTAACATACAAATTAATATTGTCTAAATAGAAATAGTATAAATACACAacaattctaaaattattctcTATTAATAACattcacaaaaaatatttatgattataattaattatatattttttattatttattttttgaaaaagttaatcattttttcaaaaaatttctttttaaaaaactttacaaTGCTTATAGAGTCTATTGACACGTACATTCATTTTGACAATATTTAAGAGACATCAACTTGACACTTATTATagatattacaattgaaaagcaatttctttaaaatactATTCATATTATTTATGCAATGATACAATATTCATTCCCATTGTTGATACTTTTAGCATATACTCCCCATGATTATTAGGCTTTGCGAGTTagcaaatttattattattattattattattattattatgcacTTTGATccttacattttaatttttgatgtatttcttTGATTGTTAAACTTTGATTAAGggacaaacaaataaaataaaataaaggaatcaaAATGGAACTATGAACTAATTAAGGGTGTAAGTAATAaccttaataaataaaaaatgttatttatcatcACTGATATGATTTACAtgtcaaataacaatttaaattgttactattaaatggttaatttttataaaaattaatgaaatcaaatatataaattaacattTGCTATATAGGATAGTGATGATTACAGATgatgataaatagtaaaattcttAATAAATAAGGATATATCTAGTAAATGGTATAGCTATtccaagaataaaaataataaaaatgaaattttgtgttCATTCATTTGGTTATAGAATTAGGTTATATACAACATTAACCcctttgttaaataaaaattttagatttagttgaaagttaagatttaaatttgtttatatatttttattatataatgatCAATCTAAcctcaaatttattaaaagtatAATAGAAATATAGCAAAAAACTATTATAACAAAAGacgaaagattttaaaaaaaatacattttctttGAAGTTTAAATTGGTATGTAACAAAGTGACTTGACAAACCTTTTTGATTAATCACCTTATcctcttttatatttttggtgaatatatgtatattttaaatacagtagttattaaaatttaaaaatttttggaagTTAAAATAGGCATTTAGCACCTAAGCCCCTCAATTATTAAGATTTTACATTTTGGtccttatttgttatttatttatttattattactataatatttttgtttttggcattTTGATGGTTAAACTTCATTTTTTCGCACTTCGATTCTTCAATcattttttgtcaaatttttagcGATTCTTCAAtcattttttgacaaatttttagCAGTTTCAAAGCCTGCTACACACTTGATAACATGTATAGATcctttataaaaaaagaaaaagaaaaaaagaagaagcatgtATAGATTTTATAGGATTGTctagtttttataattttgttgttttattattacaataaaCGCATTACATGCttcaaaattattaaagtaGATAAAACATGGTAAAAGGATAAAAGTGTACAAAACATTGAACTTTAAAAACCAAagcattgaaaaaatataaaaaatgtttaaaagacCAAGAGGCAAAAAAGTTGAaccaaaattctaaaaattaccACTAATGCTTATCACAAATTAAAGTTCTTCAAAAGAAACAATAGCTAATATTCTCGAGTACTAATAAATGGTACCTAGAGATTCTAATCTGCCACGGCCCAAAGTTGGAAACTAGATGcgaaagtaattattttgaaaaaaatcacTAATCTATGTGGAAGCCTGATTtgaataataattgttttttttttaaggcaatAATCTTTTGAATTAGAACCACAAGGCAACGATGGAATACacagacaaaataaataaataaataaataaaggatctagcagaaaaaaaattattacagttGGTTTTCTATTGTAGGAAACTATTCTAAAAAGAATATTCAATCTGACTAAAATATTTCCAATTCCAAAGAGTCATCGGTACGATTATCTTAAGTCAAAATATatgcacaaaaaaataatatatatatataattttggtaaAAACAAGATTGACAAAATATTTGAACGTGCtttatatattctatataaaTAACTTTCTAATTAACTGAACATTTTAATTGCAGTGAATAATTAGTTTATTAATTTCTatgatttttttcccctttgttagacaactttcttttttctttttcattttaagtCTAATCTcctcattttttataataaaaaacagCTTTCGATGGTTGAACAAAAACATAAACCattaaagagttaaaaaaagaaaaataaacaatataagaatatataatattcaaattaactactaacataaaaaatatatgtttaaattataattttttaaaacaaaattgataaaaaatgaaccaaaataattatttttttgttcagtttaataaaaacaagttatattttagacatatattatttatagcaagtaattattttgaatattagATCATCAATTtcataagattttttttaaaaaaaaaaaggggaaaagatgcagcaatttgaaaattatgtaaTAGTTTAGGGGAAGATTgctgcccaaaaaaaataataaaaaaaaaattaagaaaaattgaGTGATAAATTGAAACATGGATGAAAGATGAGAGGTTATTTTGTGATTTtcccatatattttttatgaagtcaattataactatttatttattttttctcgaataaatatttggataattCCATTAATACTACAAAATTTATAAccacattatatttttaattatatttcaatGTTTCAAAAACATCCTTCGATAAAAGATTATAAATacctttaaatatattttttttgaataatttatctAAATTACAATCTACCCAAAATTTCTCCCTTCTTATAATTCGAACTCATATTCTCGTGAATACAAATAGAAATACTCAACTACTAAAACTAATTTTCTTTGTCAAATACCCTTAAAtacttaaaccaaaaaaaaaaaaaaaaaatgcaatcttCGCTGTGATGGAGTTTTAGGAAAAATAGTAAGACCTAACAAtggaaataattaatcaaaacaaTGGAGACAAAAGTTGCTggttaacataaaatatttgacatccaaataaaaataataatgataattgaaaaaataaaaaaataggttCATAGTGCaattagttttatatttgacagacaatattttttgataataaaatatttatttagtttatatatcgGTAATTAGCACAATTATTGCCTTTTGCGTTTGAAAAATGTAGAAACTAAAATCAATAGCATGATATTCTGTATAGGCTTTGGTGAATTAATCAAAGTTTCTATTGTTACTGTTTCTTCCaccaccaaaatatatatatatatatatatgatcacaaTTACTAGTAATGTCAATTTCATCAATAACAGTGTTTCTatatcataatttatatatccATGCTATGAGAAAAGTTCCAATCCTGCGGTAAGGTCTTCTGCAGTGTTTTTGTTAGTTCTCTGCTAAACCTCTCGACTTTACATGGGCACTTGGACTAATGAATTGCGGTTCACATATTGAAAAACAAACACAGTTTCTCCAATTTCGCTCAGATTGTTCTACCATTTCCCTCAAATCCACAGAATTCCAAAATAGAAACTGAAACTGCAGCCTTTGGGTGGGTCTTGGAATTAAGAGGGGGAGATTGATTTGGAGTTAGGGTAATTGGTCTgccaatttcaaaaaaaaaaaaaaagggtaaaaacacttagtatatgtatttaattatatttagtaTAAAAGTAAATTAGGTATATCTTATTAGTATGGTTTGATTgtgtattattaaattttatagtgtgaataaaattattttagatattttaattcataattttacaaatgtgtatgttttttttttttaaaaaaaaaaaaaaaggttgtggGCGTCAGTGATATATTTCTAAACCAAAATGTATATCATAAAACGTGGAAAcgttttgtttaaaaatatatatatatatatatatatgataaaaatattttcaaaaaaaaaaagtattataaaaatattatatatttttttccaaaggGAATAAAGTAAGAGAGATCTCATGTACAAAAATATTTCCAATTATggtataattattttcaaacaaaagGATACGCATTTACATTGTACAAAACTttgtaattcaaataaatataattcatttaatattaattttaatttttcgtaaacaactattttattttgattattattatctcCTTATTTTACGgagaaaaaaatcattaataaataaataaataattttcgggatggaaattgaaaaaaaaaaaaaaaggaaaaaaaaaaagagaaaagctgGCCAATGAGAGTGCGTAGATTGCCAGTGAAGTTTCTGCAAGATTTCGTTGACCCGGAGACTCTCTGTCATATAAATTACCTCTAAACCACACAACCTCAGTCTCCCTTCGATTGCCTGCTCTTACAGAATCGAGAAACTGCACTCTCGTCTTCTCCTCTCGGTTTCCTCTCCCCGGTACGATCAATCGCTAgggttttgtttttctctctttttctttaacACTGTGTTCTTCCCTAGGGTGGTTTttttgtgtttgaatttttttttttttttttttttacgttgattttgattttcattCTAGGGTTTGGtgggttttgaaaattttacttttctatttgtttttgcGTTATTTGATTGTTTAGGATCGTTAAAGATTTTTTGAGATCGTTTCGAAACGACCTTcggatattttattttcttatattcttTTAGGTGATTGTTGGGTGTTTGATTCGTCAGATTTGAATTGTGCCTTTTTAGGTTCTCTGGGAAGACAATGTTGGTTTTTTTGTACGTTGCTATTATGTGTTTTAATATTCGTTTCTTTCGATTTTTTTCATGGTGGGTTTGGTTTGTTTCGTGTGACTGATATAGTATCTTGTATTTTCATTGTTGGTTAAATCTGAGTTTCTGTTTCTAATGTTttaatcgaaaaaaaaaattgagattttgcTTAGCTTGAACTGTTTGTTTGAAATTCTGTTTACTTGTGGTTTTATGCTGTTTTGCTTTATAAAATGTTTGTTTGAAATTGCTTTGGTAAAGTGTTTCTAATAATGTTTGAAACCCAGGGCTTTAATTGCGCAACCAATGTCTTCTGATCTCAACGAGGAACTTTGGTTagttttttgtgatttttgttTCATGAGCCGGGGGAGGCTCTGGTGTTCGTGGAAGATACTATTCCGGCACTGGACTTGACGATAGTGCTTTCTTGGTTATTTATCGTTACACCGTTcttttacagttttttttttttttttgaaagaacctgagaaataaaatattgattctGCTACTTGTCCTtgtgtgagaaaataaaaaacatctaaACAGCTTTTGGTTACTTGCTGCCacaatcaacaaaaacaaacttCACGACTTGTGAAGAAATTCTGCATTGGGTTAAACTTTATAGATAgctcttttttcctttatataCAATGAAGAGAACCACCCCGCCTCCTGGGTGGCGGTTTCATCCCACTGATGTTGAGCTTGTGAAGTACTATTTAAAGAGGAAAATACTGGGGAAGAAACTCCATGTTGAAGCCATCTCGGAGGTTGATATTTACAAGTATGCTCCTTGGGATCTTCGAGGTATATGACAGTATTTACATTTCATCTTATCCTTTATTTCTACTTGTCGTTATTATTGTTAGTAGTTGGATCTGCTGGTCACTTTCTACAGTAGTTTCTTACTTTGTTgcacttttccttttttcagacAAATCTTGTTTGCGAAATGGTGACCTCAAATGGTACTTCTTTTGCCCGAGGGAGAAGAAATATGCAAGCGGGTCTAGAATGAAACGTACTACTGAATTTGGGTTCTGGAAAACCACAGGAAATGATAGATCTGTCCATTACGAAGGCGAAGTTGTTGGGAAGATAAAGACGTTGATATTTCACAGAGGTCAAGCTTCAAAGGGTGAACGAACAAATTGGGTTATGCATGAATACAGGCTAGAAGAAAAAGGTCTTGCTGATAGAGGTGTTGTTCAGGTAACTTTTTAAACTGTTTTTAGCGTGAATcattttatggaaattatatACCATCATAGTTTACAGCTTTTCAAAGCCATCTTAGGTTGACAGCGGGAACAATATATGTTGTGCATTGTGCGTTATTCATGTTCTTAATAGCCAATTACTCAATGGCCACCTAAATTTAAACCAGCTAAATATGGTCTTTGTCTCACCTATCAGATGCGTAGTTTTGGCATTAGATCTTATTCTCAAATGGCCAATTGTTTAGGTGCTAGTGCCAGAGTTTAATCATGGCCCTTCAAATATAATGAATCGAAAGAGTTCATCTTAGGTTTACATTTGTGATGAGAAAAaggatatattatttattttccttcgtGCTTGAAGTTGGCCAGTGGCCATATTAATTATCTTAAGTATAGTGAACTCTGAGCTCTTAGTTTATTTGTAGTACAGAATAAATGTTGCTTTCTTATGTTCCATCTTCTAAATAGAGGTGAAGACTGTGTTATATCTTCTTTGTATCCTATACTGCAATTGTTTGATTAGTTTTTTCATTGCTTGGGCCATTTAGGATATCCTTGGCGTACTAGCTGCAGACTGcaggagagagaaaagaaacatatatatgtatatatgtggttgTTGATGGCATTATGGTGTGTGCTTAACgatcttctttatatttttgcagGATTCTTATGTACTCTCTATGATTTTCGAGAAAGGCGGTCGAGGACCAAGAAATGGTGCCCAATATGGTGCACCATATAAGGAAGAGGACTGGATATCTGATGAGGAAGACAATTGTGTAGTCACAGGCTCTTCAGCTAACCGTTCTGTACTTATGCTGCCTAGTAGCCATAACAATGGTGCTGCTAATGGCACACATGCCTCTGGTAGTAAATGCTTCGGTTATTCATCTGAATCTTGTATATCTGATTGCATACCACCTACTTGTGAGGTGTCTCAACCTGTTCCGCCTGCTTGTGAGGTGCCTCAACCTGTTCTCAATTTTGTAGTAGCGGGCTCTTCAGCTAACCTTTCTGTACCTATGCTGCCTAGTGGCCATGACAATGGTGCTGCTAATAGCACACCTGCCTCTGGTAGTAAATGCTTTGGTTCTTCATCTGAATCTTGTATATCCAATTGCATACCACCTACCTGTGATGTGCCTCAACCTGTTCTGCCTACTTGTGAGGTGCCTCAACCAGTTTCTACCGTTGAAGCCATGCTGGAGAATTTTCAAGTTCCTAATGATGACGACGATATTTTGTCATTGATGGATTGCATTTCTTGGGACGACATCCctgaaggaaatgaaaatgacaaaaatgaGGTATATAATATGCATTTTATGTAATTGGATTTAGACATTTAAATTACattcactttttcttttgtttggatcTGTTGTActtttaatgatattatttGGATACagataaaaaatgttttggaaTATGATAAGGTTGGTGGTTAAATGAATTACATTTGCTCGCTGCTATAATCTAAGTTTTGGGTAGGCAAATTGGTCTTGTTTCTACCTGTCTATTGTGCTCATTAATCCTAATCCAGTGTATTGATCTTTTCTAGAATTACTTCCTGCTCTATTTTTGTCCTtttctatcaaaatattcatatacTTTTGTTGTTTTAAAGTTGGTTATCCATTTTCAGATGTCCAGTCCCTTTATGGGTACTTTATATTGGTTTTCTTTTCCCAATTTCCAAGTTGGGAAGTCTTGCTTCAGTGGTTCTAATGCTTATAGGACTCTTTTACCTTGTTTCAACTCTGGTTAAGATCTTTCCTCTTGTTCTCTAATTCATATGTATTCTGTGGGTTTCAATGCGAATGCAAGTC
It encodes:
- the LOC107425600 gene encoding protein FEZ, producing MKRTTPPPGWRFHPTDVELVKYYLKRKILGKKLHVEAISEVDIYKYAPWDLRDKSCLRNGDLKWYFFCPREKKYASGSRMKRTTEFGFWKTTGNDRSVHYEGEVVGKIKTLIFHRGQASKGERTNWVMHEYRLEEKGLADRGVVQDSYVLSMIFEKGGRGPRNGAQYGAPYKEEDWISDEEDNCVVTGSSANRSVLMLPSSHNNGAANGTHASGSKCFGYSSESCISDCIPPTCEVSQPVPPACEVPQPVLNFVVAGSSANLSVPMLPSGHDNGAANSTPASGSKCFGSSSESCISNCIPPTCDVPQPVLPTCEVPQPVSTVEAMLENFQVPNDDDDILSLMDCISWDDIPEGNENDKNENPCNLNNVRDIGKTSNFDGNNDIFNDLGDLGIAGLSEDGCSFPGQHETIYTMEQMHARDDFMELMDLDIPLNWSAEAGGLGTGYNTSNNPDQFCHQTSPCAAAGRALPSQYTMLLGKED